The nucleotide window ataatcagttaaaaataaatttacaagctTTGTCAAAAcggctataattaaaaaaaaaaaaaaaaaatagtataaattggAATTATACACTGGGTAATCTCTGAATGATTGAGCTTCCTATTTAAAAGGTGACCTATTAAATTCTAACTGTCAGGCAGAGGATGTAATGATGTCTAAACCAGCCATGTTAGGAGGGTTAAACTGGTTACCACAATCACTGTAGTTAAACAGTAGTAGCTGGAGCTTTCCTTTGAATGGATGTTTGAATAGTGATAAAATGTTGGTAGCAAATAACTGTAGAGGTAAGTACcgtttaaaactgataaaaaagaaatgaattaacaTTGAAAATTAGTTAATAGGTATTTTAAATAGTCACATGTGAAACATAATTAACCAGGGAGATTTATAAAGCACCTAGCCAAATTACGAGTACATACATTGAGTACTGGATTTTTaacgtgttttttcttttttgagaatatttttcacACTATTTGATTCAAAGATTGTAATTCTACATAACAGTTcttttttgttacagaaaatttGACATTAGAAGAAAGATATGGACTCACTTCATTCCCTTGTCATTTGTCTACGATTTCTGCGTTTACTACATTTTTAGCATCATGTTACACACATACTTCAGTATCTTTACACTCAATCTCACTAGTAAAGCCTATATTTTGCGGTTGCTTCTTTCTATTAACTATTGCTGGAGGTATTTATAGAGTTACTATTAATTATAACCACTGGATAGATGTAGTTTGTGGTATAGCAATAGGAtctttttttggatacattgtggTAAGTGAACCAAATTAGCATACATTTTCCTTTcttgttgttctttttttttttttagcttagcCATTTGAACCACagtaggtattgcttcagaggatgagatgaaatggcaagtTTGTAGCTTTTGAAAATGCCATACTTACTGGGATTTGaagaacccaggacctctggatgaaagaccaagatgtTACCACTTGCACCACGCAGGCCGGCTAGCATACATCTTACTTaactaaaagtatattatttaaaacagcagactcccaaaaattaatttcatacatcACCATCCTTGTCATTTGTAAGGTGGAAAATAATgctaaaattttctatatttattttttttaagatgggaTAGTTTGGCCTAATATTTTGAATGGATTACactataatttttcttacttcCTTACTTCCTACATTTAATCAATGCTACTAGATTACACTTAATGTTTCTAGAGGCAACTGTTCTATACTTATTCTATATATTCTTCATATTACATATTCTGTATAGTTCTACATGTATAATCTAATTAGAAGTGTAACATTCTTCTGAACATGAAGATTAAACAagcattttatcatatttatatattctaaaaataaaataaaaataagtgtaaactattaaataattataacataacatattaatataatataatatatattaaatataactgtaaCAAAACATACAGCTGTAGAGCAACTACATGGCAGTTACATGTGCAGCTGCTCAACATTTATTAATAGCAGCTGTTGAGTTGATGAAATAAAGGTAGAGCAGAGGAAACACATGATTTTCACTAATGAATAACTTTGGTTgttttaattatggaaaaaagttttacattaaacaatatttttattacatttttgaaatcaatataaCTTAATTAGGTTCGGaaaataatgtcagtaagatgttCTTCTTGTCAAACCCAAATTCGGAGCCTCTCTTCAAAGCTCTGCACAGCTTTCTTAAACATTTCATTCAAAACAGCTTCAATTTCTTGACGAATGGAAACTACCAGTTCTTTGGTTGTGTGTGGCTTGTTCATGTACACTGTTTATTTCAGGTGCGTCACAAATTGATAGATCAGGATAACTTGGAGGCCAAGAAACATCATTGAATCGTGAAATGACATGTTCAGGAAACATTTGTCAAACCATTTAAATCGATGCTCTCGCCGTATGAGCTCTGTCACTATTGTGTTGGAACCAAGCACATTTCTCTCATGTTCACCCGTTACAGTAATGGACGCAGGAAGTTGTTTAACACGTCAATGTAGTGCGTTGATTTCACTGTAGCTGCGTTTCTCTCCTCTTCAAAAAAGTAAGAACCAACAATTCCTATCTTAGAGACACCGCACCATACTGCTACTTTTGAGCTGTGGATAGGTTTATGGTGTAGTTCACATGGGTTCTCCGACGCCCAGTACCGACAGTTCTGTGCATTAACATAGCCATCCAGatggaaatgggcttcgtcactcatcatTATTAGGGCGTTTGCATCTTATGTAAGAATGGCGTTCATTATGCCACAAAATTCTTTGCGTTGGACAAAATCCCTTTCAGTTAGCGGTTGgatgataattattttgtataggtGAAATCTGAGATCACCATGTAAAATGCGATGAAGCGAACGATGACGTGACATACCCAGCGCTACAGCCTGTCGCCTAGTGGATCGTTTCGGACTAGCGCGAACTACCCTTCTCACTCTGTCTACGATTTCCGGAGTTCGGGACTGAACAGGGAAGCCAGGTGGTATTTTTCTTCTTCACAGATCCAGTACTTCTGAAAGCCTAACCATCGGAGTATGGTGTTTAGATCTGGAACTGCACCTTGACGTTCGATGTTACAATTTCGACGGAAACGACGTTGAACCGTGACCACAGaatcattatttctaaaaaaaactgcaacagcAAATACACTATTTTCTACGCTCCATAGCGACCGAAACTGCGTAGTCTGAACTGTCCGTCAGAGGTCGCCGAAGGTCAATACCCCTTTCACCGCTGAGTActagcagtttaaaaaatatgcgtTTCCTCAGCTCCactctgaacataaaaatgttaattttttaagcttttggATTTATACTATTTAGTctataacagttaaaaatgttctttattctcaatttaataaatttaagacaccggcctctgtggcgcgagtggtagcgtctcggccattcatccggaggtccagggtttgaATCCCTGGACCTCCGGATAGAGATATGGGAGGTCCATATGGTAGGTCCCCTCTGGGGATATGGGATGGGAACGggtgacgaagcccatttccatCTGGATGGCTATGTAATGTGTGTGAAATTCCATACAGAGGTATGGCATTTCAAatacactacaaatcattcaactcatcctctgaaaaaatttgactatttcttaaaacaattaagttgacactaattttattagtattggtttattctatttaattttattttcaatttaaaaataatttttttgtaaaattactgtAACAATGATGTTTTTAATGATCTATCcagtttttatataacttttaattctgTTTTGCAGCATTGTGTGGGAAATTTAAATTACGGGCcaacatacaaaatatatacattgcGTCTATCATTTGATCATTAGTTTTGTTTGTGATATAAGCGaatagaatttaacaataaaacaaataacaaatatacatttgGAAAAAATCTTAGAAAGTATTTCCTGCATAAAGTGAAATCAAACATTGGAAAACCTATCCATGCTTGATTCAGCTGAGACTATCTGGAAAGGAATGATGACCACAATTAAAACTGATGATCAAATGACAGACGCAATGTATATAAACCAAGTGGTATGATCAGGATGTAGTCTTTTCTACCATGTAACATTTATTTAGACAATATCATTTGTCTATTGAAACAGTAAGTTCTTGTGAAAATTGAAATTAGGAAGGTTTCTTTCTTGACAATACTATTTGTAGGTAGTAAGATTATTGTTTGGAAATTGAAAGATGATGATCTGAACAGTTGATTTTAGTAACGATATGAAGCTTGGCTCTTAGAATGAAACATTTGAGGAAGGATGAGGCTACTGAAAATTCTgcctttattttaaaagaagccTGAAATCCTcaccataatttaattaatgaatcttttattaataaatacatttctacTTTATTAAGACTTGCATTGTTATGTACTTGTACAAAATTATAggctaatttattaaattattatttctttttaaaaaagcaaagtaaaccattttttattttcttgaaaaaataatacatcggttttaagaaataattttctattaacactgtttcccaatttaaaaaaatctgatgtggacaccacatgacttccttgtacgtctgttaaattacatatacacatttttagatagatttcataagaaagctacctattgtaataggtatcaTGATTCGAATTCTGGAAAATTCTGACATATCTTtacatttcacatcccccaaacttcaaaagtttatatatatatatatatatatttcactttcttgtggacacgatatgtgctgtaattttgtgccaatcacttttaaattgatacaaaaatataatgacccaacaTCTCGGTCAAGTTTATTAAtaggcaaaatcgaaccatgggagTGGAAGGTGGGGCTTttttgagaaaacaaaatattgctgtaactttcttattaagtaaaatatcaaattcatttaaagttcctactattctttgaacggataagagtctaaaacttatctaagtaaagttttttgatatcaccaaccattagcccagggggtggaaaaaaggggtttcaaagataaaaaaatcatacctcctaaCAGGCACAGTATtcaattggtttaaagtggttgttagtgctctaaacattacctaaaacttttgtctgaaacaatcttTAATATGACCAACTGTTACAgcaacggatgaccaaaatgttgctggaattgtaagaagatgggcttattagctaaacatgtgaaacttttttgagtaaatttgaagtttttcttaactttaaggtagaaatctcttttatcttctacttagcaccagtgaaaacTATCTCTGCTTTCCGGCATggtgaaagggatttttttttaaatgaaaagtacataaaattttatttcattaataagttctgatattttttcatatatttttttttattgttattattgaattattatttattataaaaactttttacaatcagagattaataattattaataaatcaatatatttaaattaaaatgaaaaagttaaaaaaaaggaaatgaaatcgaattcaaaccgatgtgcctttcccttgtaagatccaaatatttcattaattaaaattttatttggctataactctggaacgaatgaaaacaagtactacttatgatatatcgttgaaaaccctcaatgaaggtttattactgcaattaagaaaaagttcaaaatccaaatattttggatcaAGAAACAGTtacaatagtaattaaattacaacattcctaaatccagaatttcaaaattctacggctaattgtttttgagttatgcgtgatacatatgtacagacgtcatgccgaaactagtcaaaatggattcagagatgctcaaaatgaatatttccattgaaatttgaaaactgaaatttttttgcgatcacagtacatcctttacttcatacaaggaatggacaataaaaaaattatttttctatttctttgtgAGTGTTTAAACAGTATAATGTTTCATTAAGTTAATTTATCTGTGTGTTTATGTTTATGAGTgtaatacattttctaaaaaaaaaaaaatagtaattttgccCAGTCTTGGTTTGCAAAGTAATAATGATATAGAACCAGTACAATTCtgatcaaaataaaactattttgaataatCAGAATATATTATAACTCAAATTTTGAGTTCAACTCATACATTTTTCTCAGCTCAACTGAATGCTATTGAgtccaaaacacaaaaaaaccaaATCTTATGCATACAAATAATGAACATAGTTTGTAGTAATCTTCATTAAATGATGCAATTCGCAAGAAGTTAGAACAAaggaaaaacatgtttttacttttCGGAGCTCCTAACCATATTTAAAGTTTGTCTTAATTCAATGCTCTATGAtagtacttaataaaataaatcatttataggaATCCAGTTAAAGGAAAAGACAAGAAAATTTCTCAAAGTTACCAAAAGggtactgaaatataaaattaagaaaaattgaggCTGATGAAAAATGAAAGCTTAGCAATCAGGTGCTTTGGTTTATGAGacagataatgaaaataatgcaGCTATCAGGAAAGAAAACTGAAGAAATGAAGATAACACAAACAAAAACACTTTCTAGTATGAGGAATGATAGCTTTATAGATTTCATTTTTCTAAGGAGAACTGAacagaatgtgaaaataggaggagaaaagattatggaggtagaagaattttgttatttgggaagtagaattactaaagatggatgaagcaggagcgatataaaatgccgaataacacaagctaaacgagccttcagtaagaaatataatttgtttacatcaaaaattaatttaaatgtcaggaaaagatttttgaaagtatatgtttggagtgtcgctttatatggaagtgaaacttggacaatcaaagtatctgagaagaaaagattagaagcttttgaaatgtggtgctataggagaatgttaaaaatcagataggtggataaagtgacaaatgaagaggtattgcgggaaatagatgaagaaagaagcatttggaaaaatatagttaaaagacagacttataggccacatactcaggcatcctggaatagtcgctttaatattggaaggacaggtagaaggaaaaaattgtgtaggcagaccatgtttggaatatataaaacaaattgttagggatgtaggatgtagagggtatactgaaatgaaacgactagcactggatagggaatcttggagagctgcatcaaaccagtcaaatgactgaagacaaaaaaaaggagaaCTGCTGGAAGAAAAAGACACATAATTAGTTTTAGAATGACTACTGTGGCCAAGTCATTGCTTATCTCTTCCATGGTCTTCCCAATCTCTGTCTTCCAACCGGTTTATATAATATTGCTTTTGAAATGCAGCTATCTTCCACATGCTGTAGATAACTATACCAATCCTGCTTTAGTGCAAAACAGTTTTTTCTGCAGAAGAGTTTTATGACTACTATTAGAACAAATACTGGAGGAAAAGTATAACGGAAATTCATAGTCTCATGCAACATTTTTCAACTCATACACagtaatcaattaataataaacataaaatgaaaaagttttattgtaaaaaaaaaaaaaaaagtctaatataACAATGTGGTAAAGTCTTATATTAAAATTGCTTGAAGTTTAACATCATCAAATTACCATGATGTCCAAGGTTGCAGAAAGGTGTATCTGGGCCCTGAGAGTAAGTACAATTCCTGAATTTATTTCATCTTTCagcagatttttatattattttcctacCCAGTCTAATTATGGCCTTAAAGTTATCTTCAAagctaatataattttgtattaataaaaattaaattttagacttCCATTAGGTTGTCAAAGTGCGTAGAATACcaagaagaaataaacaattaaatatggtCATATTTACATGGAGTAAATAtgagcatatttatttatttatttgttgtctatgtcaggccgagaactttctaAACAACTCTGGTACAACACATATGGTTACTATAATTTACTAAgagtgtatattaataatataaattaaaatgtaattttatatcttaattaatttttatttgtgttattgtttttcttttacagaatttgGTTTTACTTCAAAGTTATAAATCACGTAACCAAATCATTACTGAAAATGCATGGAAGTTACTATTGCCAAGAGCAACATTACCCAAACAAAATGGATTTTCACACAGTTCAGAAGGGAATACAGTTCATAGTAACCGAAGTAACTCCAGAAATGGGAGGCAAATTAGAAGAAGTAGTCAACCGTATTGGTTATCAGATTAGTGTATGAAATCTATTCATTCTAATCCATTGATTGtcaaatcattataataatttataaaacagtaatttatataaggcttttttgtcttttctaatttttattttgttgctctGAAGATTgtcattttttctgtttgattttatttccATAACTTTAAGATCATATTCCATCCTTCTgctctgtttttttaatatcagtagaaagaaagaaaactaatatGATGGatatactgaatatttaaatCTCTTTAGTAGAATTTTCTATTAGATTATGATCTCTCACAGAagcctttttttaataacattaaacaatacatgcgtatatatatatatgattttgctgaacattttattttgactaacattactttttatttgataatatttttcaaattaatgaattcatgtagcagtaaaagattttaaatatatacttagcttagtgatatttttgtactttatactGAAGAATGCATTTTTAGAGGGACCTACATCTTCAGTTCCTTCACAAAATACttcatcttttaaataataaataaaaaacaacaaaaattgaaaaatgaaagaaaaccgtgataattttttaaatgcttatatgcaaatgaattatattatcagtatttattgtaaatactatAGCCAacataacaaaatcaattttccaTTCTCTactaaattaaactaaacatttGTAGCAGGCTGACAAAACATCCCCTAATACAGTAATTCCCAAACTTTGCGCCGTGGCGCCCCGGGAGCcgcagcctcttcacaggggcgccgcgaaatattgtaaaagcttcacaATTAATTGATCcaacacatttataattattaatttaatgttaataaagtaaaaaaagaatgaagatatacgagttttatttatttttacctcttaCTAACGAGTagttagggtagggcgccatgaaaaaatttttattgaaaaagggcGCCATGAGTCGATAAATTTTGGGAACCACTGCCCTAATAGGTTGATTTGAATtcatagtagtacaccgatgggaatatcacttgtagtattcgcatcggtggcattctgactGAAGCAAGAACAAGCCTGAGAGCCTTTTGCcggggttctgaagatgacctaaagcccattagggctagatacggagggggtggcgtggcagccaaaaacatcacatggcgggtgtcttcccctatggggtcaggatgaacaaaataacattctattttttaaaattggttaacaaatagccgagttatggcagaaaatttatgtaattttgtgtctgttttcatgtcctccactttacgttcaattcgattaaatattaattgtttttatttattgttaattgtagGATTGTAAATAACATatccaaattttaatattacataataataaaataattgataataatttttcacttttgaataattttattcagcgactattactgctgattatgttgtaaaaatgaagcttctttcaacaggaacgGTGTTCGAAACTATCACAAACAGCTATCTGGAGCGACGAtaatcctcatggtaccttccaaacTAGTCattaacaaagattttccctgaacatatggacaggtatttttaatgactatcttttgggtcctgtcattctaatgtaccatttaaatggagaaaattatcttgctcatatgaccgaaaattttccaaattttttggaaGATTTTCCTTtccaattaagagaaaatatgtggtttcaccacgatagAACTCGTAgtgaaaccacatattttcaGTCAGTTGGCAttagatttcctgcatgaaactttccatgaaaaatggataaaccGCGAAGGGCCAATGCTCTGGCCTGCCGTTCaactgacttaaaccctcttgagttttacctgtggggccatttgaacttgactttttttaaatttaagtatattgatttattaattattattaatctctgattgtaaaaaaattacaataaataataattcagtaataacaataaaaaaaataaaaattagaagttattagtgaaaagttttatgtacttgCCTTTTAATTCAAAACGTTTTACAGAGGTTACAGAAGTTGAAGAggttaatcaatatttatttaaattaaaaaaaaaaaaaaatgaaaaaatatatgtatatgaagtcggattcgaaacaaaattaatatataaactaatataaaatgctgatacggacaccacaaaaaaatgtgatgcaatgtggcgtccaccacaatgcaattgtgtaactatccactttattaaagaattggaggatcgtatctcaaattcaaatgaaataagtgtaattgaagtgcagcaaaaaatgtgtatatgtaatttaatagacgtacaaggaagtcgtgtccGCATCAGACTTTTTAGGTcttctgtttcctgtttagcctccgataattacctttcagataatacttcagaggatgaatgaggatgatatgtatgagtgtaaatgaagtgtaagtcttgtacagtctcagttcgaccattcctgagaagtgtggctaattgaaaaacccaaccagcaaagaacaccggtatccacgatctagtattcaaatccgtgtaaaaataactgactttactaggacttgaacgctggaactctcgacttccaaatcagctgatttgggaagacgcgttcaccactagaccaacccggtgggttaagactTTTTAggtctgaaataaaaaaaatagttaatttatcaacaaaaaaaaaatcctagttaactttgtagagaatttaattctgagaaaattgatgtaaataatctCGATTAAAATTAAGCACAAATTTGcgaaattcaactttaattacaaacaagacccacaaactggatcggaaaagtcaTACGATTTTAAAcgaaacaattttcatcaatgtttgaacaacgtattgtaaatgaaaacaaatagaaaacttatcaacaggaaaaaaatgaataaaaaaatatatttaaaaaaataaaaatcacatcctATTTGgtttctttctaaaaattattaaatatcaaaatggttacttgataaagctgcaaacatttcttcaaagcagttgctcaatgtggTCG belongs to Lycorma delicatula isolate Av1 chromosome 1, ASM4794821v1, whole genome shotgun sequence and includes:
- the LOC142318029 gene encoding phospholipid phosphatase-related protein type 4-like isoform X2; amino-acid sequence: MAGIFVLVFICEFERSYYSSDPNYKLFTATQRFFYMSLRPIGMYIMGIFITSVITDFIKVLVVYPRPYFFDENPRFCHEISVNENLTLEERYGLTSFPCHLSTISAFTTFLASCYTHTSVSLHSISLVKPIFCGCFFLLTIAGGIYRVTINYNHWIDVVCGIAIGSFFGYIVNLVLLQSYKSRNQIITENAWKLLLPRATLPKQNGFSHSSEGNTVHSNRSNSRNGRQIRRSSQPYWLSD